From one Oceanimonas doudoroffii genomic stretch:
- a CDS encoding chemotaxis protein CheW, giving the protein MNQRQFSALDDYFDALLEEGPEPQPKVAVEAEPESRPVAAADPQEEARRRSLESLLARVAELKEEEAGIVLPEASVEAPAIEVEPGVPSKVEPVVVPEPPTPAPAPEPAMQREPDAPAWRNMDTEPRFQALFFEVAGMTFAVPLTHLGGIYQVSKLTSLFGKPAWFAGIMTERERQLSVVDTARWAMPGHRQEEEYQYLVTLGESNWGLACHQLKGTALLTREQVKWRAVPGSRPWLAGMVKEKMCALLHVDALIALLEQGKNIDGKRV; this is encoded by the coding sequence ATGAATCAACGTCAGTTTTCCGCCCTCGACGACTATTTCGATGCCCTGCTGGAAGAGGGCCCCGAGCCGCAACCCAAAGTGGCGGTCGAAGCCGAGCCTGAATCAAGGCCAGTTGCCGCCGCGGATCCGCAGGAAGAAGCGCGACGCCGTTCGCTGGAGTCGTTGCTTGCCCGGGTCGCCGAGCTGAAGGAAGAAGAGGCGGGCATCGTCCTGCCAGAAGCGTCTGTTGAGGCGCCGGCCATCGAGGTCGAGCCCGGGGTTCCCTCGAAAGTCGAGCCGGTGGTGGTGCCCGAACCGCCGACACCCGCCCCGGCGCCGGAACCGGCGATGCAACGCGAGCCGGACGCGCCGGCCTGGCGCAACATGGACACCGAGCCTCGCTTTCAGGCACTGTTTTTTGAGGTGGCGGGCATGACCTTTGCTGTGCCCCTGACGCATCTGGGGGGCATCTATCAGGTGTCCAAACTGACCAGCCTGTTTGGCAAGCCGGCCTGGTTTGCCGGCATCATGACCGAGCGGGAACGTCAGCTCAGCGTGGTGGACACGGCCCGCTGGGCCATGCCCGGCCACCGTCAGGAGGAGGAATACCAGTATCTGGTGACCCTGGGTGAAAGCAACTGGGGGCTGGCCTGTCACCAGCTGAAAGGCACCGCCCTGCTCACGCGGGAGCAGGTCAAGTGGCGCGCCGTGCCCGGCTCCCGGCCCTGGCTGGCGGGCATGGTAAAGGAAAAAATGTGTGCCCTGCTGCACGTGGATGCATTGATTGCATTGCTGGAGCAGGGCAAGAATATTGACGGAAAGCGGGTTTGA
- a CDS encoding ParA family protein, whose translation MIVWTVANQKGGVGKTTSVVALAGLLAQRNKRVLLIDTDPHGSLTTYLDYNQDGLSHTLFDLFLTPGAGREDLQRVALQTRFDGISLLPASISLATLERNSSGREGMGLVLKRLLAEVQQDYDVVLIDCPPVLGVMMVNALAACDRILVPVQTEFLALKGLERMVSTFRLMHKARRDGFNYTVVPTMYDQRTRASVQSLESLKEQYGDRVWPAVIPVDTKFRDASLRHEPPSYFAKGSRGVYAYQTLLRHLWRLDGGDEPL comes from the coding sequence GTGATAGTCTGGACAGTAGCAAATCAGAAGGGCGGCGTGGGCAAAACCACCTCAGTGGTGGCGCTGGCGGGCCTGCTGGCCCAGCGCAACAAGCGGGTGTTGCTGATCGACACCGATCCCCATGGCTCGCTCACGACCTACCTGGATTACAATCAGGACGGCCTGAGCCACACCTTGTTTGATCTGTTTCTGACCCCGGGAGCGGGGCGGGAGGATTTGCAGCGGGTGGCGTTGCAAACCCGTTTTGACGGCATCAGCCTGCTGCCTGCGTCCATTTCCCTGGCGACCCTGGAACGCAACTCCAGCGGTCGGGAAGGCATGGGACTGGTGCTCAAGCGGCTGCTGGCCGAGGTGCAGCAGGACTATGATGTGGTCCTGATCGACTGCCCCCCCGTGCTCGGCGTAATGATGGTGAACGCCCTGGCTGCCTGTGATCGTATTCTGGTGCCGGTGCAGACCGAATTTCTGGCACTCAAGGGGCTGGAGCGCATGGTCAGCACCTTTCGGTTGATGCACAAGGCGCGCCGGGACGGATTTAATTACACCGTGGTGCCGACCATGTATGATCAGCGCACTCGTGCCTCGGTGCAGAGCCTGGAAAGCCTGAAAGAGCAATACGGCGACCGGGTGTGGCCGGCGGTGATTCCGGTCGACACCAAGTTTCGTGACGCCAGCCTGCGTCATGAGCCGCCATCCTATTTCGCCAAGGGCAGCCGGGGCGTATATGCCTACCAGACCCTGCTGCGCCATTTGTGGCGTCTCGACGGAGGGGATGAGCCATTATGA
- a CDS encoding RNA polymerase sigma factor FliA, whose product MIKAQAYARHNSQGLVERHAALVRRIAQHLLARLPDSVQLDDLVQSGMVGLLEAAKSFDASKGASFETFAGIRIRGAMLDEIRRGDWVPRSVHRNGRQIAEAMHAIQRREGRPAQDREVADELGVSLTQYHTMLADVNHGKLLEMDEFEQGVEYQADPAVHTGSPFAGMARDRFQRALADGIKTLPEREALVLSLYYDEELNLREIGEILSVSESRVSQIHSQAMLRLRSRLKDWQQ is encoded by the coding sequence GTGATTAAGGCGCAGGCCTACGCCCGGCACAACAGCCAGGGCCTGGTGGAGCGGCACGCTGCCTTGGTGCGGCGCATTGCCCAGCATTTGCTGGCGCGCCTGCCCGACAGCGTTCAGCTCGACGATCTGGTGCAGTCGGGTATGGTGGGGCTGCTGGAGGCGGCGAAAAGCTTTGATGCGTCCAAGGGCGCCAGTTTTGAGACCTTTGCCGGCATTCGCATTCGTGGCGCCATGCTGGATGAAATTCGCCGGGGCGACTGGGTGCCGCGTTCGGTGCACCGCAACGGTCGCCAGATTGCCGAGGCCATGCATGCCATTCAGCGCCGTGAGGGCCGCCCGGCCCAGGATCGGGAAGTCGCCGACGAGCTGGGGGTGTCGCTGACCCAGTATCACACCATGCTGGCCGACGTTAATCACGGCAAGCTGCTGGAAATGGATGAATTTGAGCAGGGAGTGGAATACCAGGCCGATCCGGCCGTACATACCGGCAGCCCCTTTGCCGGTATGGCCAGAGACCGGTTTCAGCGGGCCCTCGCCGACGGCATTAAAACACTGCCGGAGCGGGAAGCCCTGGTGCTGTCGCTTTATTACGATGAAGAACTGAACTTGCGGGAAATCGGGGAGATCCTGTCGGTTTCCGAGTCGAGGGTGAGCCAGATCCACAGTCAGGCCATGCTGCGGCTTCGTTCCCGTTTAAAAGATTGGCAACAATGA
- a CDS encoding MinD/ParA family ATP-binding protein: MTNWFQDQASGLRLMSKMNRVQVIAVTGGKGGVGKTNITLNLASAMAAQGKRVMVLDADLGLANVDVLLGIRVRRNLSHVLRGECSLDDIMVEGPQGIRIIPATSGNQSMTELSPLEHVSLIRAFSEMRTPVDVLLVDTAAGISDMVLSFSRASQEVLVVVCDEPTSITDAYALIKLLSREHGVFRFKIVANMVRSQREGMELFAKLTRVTDKFLDASLELVSCIPFDGNLRMAVRRQTLVVNQYPKAPSSIAIRALATKALTWPTPHRAQGHLQFFVERLLANPVAEQDARGD, translated from the coding sequence ATGACTAATTGGTTTCAGGACCAGGCAAGCGGACTGCGGCTTATGAGCAAAATGAACAGAGTGCAGGTGATCGCCGTCACCGGGGGCAAGGGCGGGGTGGGCAAGACCAATATCACCCTCAATCTGGCCTCGGCCATGGCGGCACAGGGCAAGCGGGTAATGGTGCTGGATGCGGATCTGGGGCTGGCCAACGTGGATGTGCTGCTGGGCATTCGCGTGCGGCGCAACCTGTCCCATGTGTTGCGGGGAGAGTGCAGCCTCGACGACATCATGGTGGAAGGCCCACAGGGCATTCGCATTATTCCCGCCACCTCCGGCAACCAGTCGATGACCGAGCTGTCACCCCTGGAGCATGTCAGCCTGATTCGGGCCTTCAGCGAGATGCGCACCCCGGTGGATGTGCTGCTGGTGGACACCGCCGCCGGCATTTCCGACATGGTGCTCAGTTTTTCCCGGGCGTCCCAGGAAGTGCTGGTGGTGGTGTGCGACGAGCCCACCTCGATCACCGACGCCTATGCGCTGATCAAGCTGCTGTCCCGGGAGCACGGTGTCTTCCGTTTCAAGATTGTGGCCAACATGGTGCGCAGCCAGCGAGAAGGCATGGAGCTGTTCGCCAAGCTGACCCGGGTTACCGACAAGTTTCTCGACGCCTCCCTGGAACTGGTGTCCTGCATTCCCTTTGACGGTAACCTGCGCATGGCGGTGCGGCGCCAGACCCTGGTGGTGAATCAGTACCCCAAGGCGCCGTCGTCCATTGCCATTCGTGCCCTGGCCACCAAGGCCCTGACCTGGCCCACACCGCACCGGGCCCAGGGACACCTGCAATTTTTTGTAGAGAGACTGCTCGCCAATCCGGTGGCTGAGCAGGATGCCCGTGGTGATTAA
- the cheY gene encoding chemotaxis response regulator CheY, translated as MKILIVDDFSTMRRIIKNLLRDLGFNNTHEADDGTTALPMLKSGDFDFVVTDWNMPGMQGIDLLRAIRADDKLRHLPVLMVTAEAKREQIITAAQAGVNGYVVKPFTAATLKEKLEKVFERIG; from the coding sequence ATGAAAATCCTCATCGTGGATGATTTTTCCACCATGCGCAGGATTATAAAAAATTTGCTCAGGGATCTGGGCTTTAACAATACCCACGAGGCGGACGACGGCACCACGGCCTTGCCCATGCTCAAGAGTGGGGATTTTGACTTTGTGGTGACCGACTGGAACATGCCCGGCATGCAGGGCATTGATCTGCTCAGGGCCATTCGCGCCGACGACAAGCTCAGACACCTGCCGGTGCTGATGGTGACCGCCGAAGCCAAGCGCGAGCAAATCATCACCGCCGCGCAGGCCGGCGTGAACGGTTACGTAGTCAAGCCCTTTACCGCCGCCACTCTCAAGGAAAAACTCGAGAAGGTTTTTGAGCGCATCGGATAA
- a CDS encoding chemotaxis protein CheW — protein sequence MSNHRNLAENLAEDEVLQWVTFRLDNETYGINVMQVQEVLRYSDIAPVPGAPDYVLGIINLRGNVVTVLDTRLRFGLPPAEISDSTRIVIIEAEKQVIGILVDSVAEVVYLKSSEIESAPNVGTSESARFIQGVCNRENELLILVDLDKLLSDDEWDELSQL from the coding sequence ATGAGCAATCATCGCAATTTAGCGGAAAATCTGGCCGAAGACGAAGTGTTGCAGTGGGTGACCTTTCGCCTGGACAACGAAACCTATGGCATCAACGTGATGCAGGTACAGGAGGTGTTGCGTTACAGTGACATCGCACCGGTACCGGGCGCCCCCGACTACGTGCTGGGCATCATCAACCTGCGCGGCAATGTGGTGACTGTGCTCGACACCCGGCTGCGCTTTGGCCTGCCACCGGCGGAAATCAGCGACAGTACCCGCATCGTCATTATCGAGGCGGAAAAGCAGGTTATCGGCATATTGGTGGACAGCGTGGCCGAGGTGGTTTATCTCAAGTCCTCGGAGATTGAAAGCGCGCCCAATGTTGGCACCAGCGAAAGCGCGCGCTTTATTCAGGGGGTGTGCAACCGGGAGAATGAGCTGCTGATCCTGGTGGATCTCGACAAGCTGCTTTCCGACGACGAATGGGATGAGTTGAGTCAGCTTTGA
- a CDS encoding chemotaxis protein CheA, with translation MGFEVDEDILQDFLVEASEILEQLSEQLVTLERRPDDKDLLNAIFRGFHTVKGGAGFLSLTALVDTCHKAENVFDILRTGQRRVTSELMDVILRALDTVNGMFSEIQSRQEPTPANPVLLEELEFYCGPEQPGETPPQSNTAEPAPVAKGIDGLGEQEYQRMLDELSQPQSEADHDDITDDEFEALLDQLHGAGKHGGLPQTPPAAEDEPAHTEAAGPLGQDDDLIDDGEFEALLDQLHGAGKGPTGAAGGEPAVAPAAPAARPEPAPKAAAHQPPPADTTVRVDTRTLDSIMNMVGELVLVRNRLLSLQSGHENEDITKAVTNLDAVTGDLQGAVMKTRMQPIKKVFGRFPRVVRDLARSLNKEIELEMSGEETDLDKNLVEALADPLVHLVRNSCDHGIEAPEQREAAGKPRKGIIRLTASQEGDHILLGIEDDGAGMDPEKLKGIAMQRGILDADGAARMSDNEAYNLIFAPGFSTKSEITDVSGRGVGMDVVKTGITSVNGSIFIDSEKGKGTRLQIKVPLTLAILPTLMVVVGSQTFALPLTNVNEIFHLDLTKTSMVDGQLTVVVRNKAIPLFYLQDWLLRGARRERKQKGHVVIVMIGNQQVGFVVDGLIGQEEVVIKPLDQLLHGTPGMAGATITSDGGIALILDIAGLIKAYARRYA, from the coding sequence ATGGGCTTTGAGGTAGACGAGGATATTCTGCAGGACTTTCTGGTGGAAGCATCGGAGATCCTTGAGCAGTTGTCGGAGCAGCTGGTGACTCTGGAGCGTCGGCCCGACGACAAGGATCTGCTCAACGCCATTTTTCGCGGCTTTCACACCGTCAAGGGAGGCGCCGGTTTTCTGTCGCTGACCGCCCTGGTGGATACCTGCCACAAGGCCGAAAACGTGTTCGACATTCTGCGAACCGGCCAGCGCCGTGTTACCTCGGAGCTGATGGATGTGATTCTGCGGGCGCTGGATACGGTCAACGGCATGTTCAGCGAAATTCAGAGCCGCCAGGAGCCGACCCCGGCGAATCCGGTCCTGCTTGAGGAGCTGGAGTTTTATTGCGGGCCCGAACAGCCGGGCGAAACCCCACCTCAGTCCAACACAGCCGAGCCGGCACCGGTGGCGAAAGGCATCGACGGCCTCGGTGAGCAGGAATATCAGCGCATGCTGGACGAGCTGAGCCAGCCCCAGAGCGAGGCCGACCATGACGACATTACCGATGACGAGTTTGAAGCCCTGCTCGATCAACTGCATGGGGCCGGCAAACACGGTGGCCTGCCTCAAACGCCGCCGGCGGCCGAGGACGAACCGGCTCATACCGAGGCGGCCGGACCCCTTGGACAGGACGACGATCTGATCGACGACGGCGAATTCGAGGCCCTGCTCGATCAACTGCACGGGGCCGGCAAGGGCCCGACCGGGGCGGCCGGGGGCGAACCTGCCGTCGCCCCAGCCGCCCCGGCGGCGCGGCCGGAGCCGGCTCCCAAGGCCGCGGCCCATCAACCGCCTCCCGCCGACACCACGGTGCGGGTCGATACCAGAACCCTGGACAGCATCATGAACATGGTGGGTGAGCTGGTGCTGGTGCGTAACCGTCTGCTCAGCCTGCAGTCGGGTCACGAAAACGAGGATATCACCAAGGCGGTTACCAATCTGGATGCGGTCACCGGAGATCTGCAGGGGGCGGTGATGAAGACCCGCATGCAGCCCATCAAGAAGGTGTTTGGCCGTTTTCCGCGAGTGGTACGGGATCTGGCCCGCAGCCTGAACAAGGAGATCGAGCTGGAAATGTCCGGCGAAGAGACCGATCTCGACAAGAACCTGGTCGAGGCCCTGGCCGATCCCCTGGTGCATTTGGTGCGCAATTCCTGCGATCACGGCATTGAAGCGCCCGAACAACGAGAAGCCGCCGGCAAGCCGCGCAAGGGCATCATTCGCCTGACCGCATCCCAGGAAGGCGATCATATTCTGCTCGGCATTGAAGACGACGGTGCCGGCATGGATCCGGAAAAGCTCAAAGGCATCGCCATGCAGCGGGGCATTCTCGACGCCGACGGCGCCGCCCGCATGAGCGACAACGAGGCCTACAACCTGATTTTTGCCCCGGGTTTTTCCACCAAGAGTGAAATCACCGATGTGTCCGGCCGGGGCGTGGGCATGGACGTGGTCAAGACCGGCATTACCTCGGTCAACGGCTCCATCTTTATCGACTCGGAAAAAGGCAAGGGTACCCGGCTGCAGATTAAGGTGCCGCTGACCCTGGCGATTCTGCCGACCCTGATGGTGGTGGTGGGCAGTCAGACCTTTGCCCTGCCGCTGACCAACGTCAATGAAATCTTCCACCTGGATCTGACCAAAACCAGCATGGTGGACGGCCAGCTCACCGTGGTGGTGCGCAACAAGGCCATTCCACTGTTTTATCTGCAGGACTGGCTGCTGCGGGGCGCTCGGCGCGAGCGCAAGCAAAAGGGACACGTGGTGATCGTGATGATCGGCAACCAGCAGGTGGGTTTTGTGGTGGACGGCCTTATCGGCCAGGAAGAGGTGGTGATCAAACCACTGGATCAGCTGCTGCACGGTACCCCCGGCATGGCCGGCGCCACCATTACCAGTGACGGTGGCATCGCCCTGATCCTGGACATTGCCGGCCTGATCAAGGCCTACGCGCGTCGCTACGCCTGA
- a CDS encoding protein phosphatase CheZ, giving the protein MTQQQGLISLEQARELVALLERGDQAGADRLMTDVCMPHADALLDQVGQLTRQLHDALKEFRTDPRLPELAQTDIPDARERLNYVIDMTDKAANRTMDAVEASLPIADRLNDRIQQVMPGWRGLMQRQLELNKFKELCHQLDDFLQDSEQDADRLRQLLTEILMAQDYQDLTGQVIRRVIKLVQEVEAKLVEILSVFGRLPGVEPATVTGSASAIEAEGPIINKEQRNDVVSDQDEVDDLLSSLGF; this is encoded by the coding sequence ATGACACAACAACAAGGACTCATCAGTCTGGAGCAGGCCAGAGAGCTGGTGGCGCTGCTGGAGCGGGGCGATCAGGCCGGCGCCGACCGGCTGATGACCGATGTCTGCATGCCGCACGCAGATGCGCTGCTGGACCAGGTGGGCCAGCTGACCCGTCAGCTGCACGACGCCCTGAAGGAGTTTCGTACCGATCCTCGGTTGCCGGAGCTGGCGCAGACCGATATTCCCGATGCTCGGGAACGGCTCAACTATGTCATCGACATGACCGACAAGGCGGCCAATCGTACCATGGATGCGGTTGAGGCCAGTCTGCCCATTGCAGACCGGCTTAACGATCGTATTCAGCAGGTGATGCCGGGCTGGCGCGGGCTGATGCAACGGCAGTTGGAACTCAACAAGTTCAAGGAACTTTGCCATCAACTGGACGACTTTCTCCAGGATTCCGAGCAGGATGCCGACAGGCTGCGCCAGTTGCTTACCGAGATCCTGATGGCCCAGGATTACCAGGATCTCACCGGTCAGGTGATTCGCCGAGTGATCAAGCTGGTGCAGGAAGTGGAAGCCAAGCTGGTGGAAATTTTGTCGGTGTTTGGTCGCCTGCCCGGTGTCGAGCCCGCCACCGTCACCGGCAGCGCCTCGGCCATTGAGGCGGAAGGCCCCATCATCAATAAAGAGCAGCGCAATGACGTGGTCTCGGATCAGGACGAAGTGGATGATCTGCTGTCCAGCCTGGGATTTTAA
- a CDS encoding OmpA family protein, translating to MKRRSLLPAHQDQHTERWLVSYADYMTLAFALFVMLYAVHASRSELRQPVVEGVQQALGQLGAHPTREGAMTLQGQPALPVSELPAATSSANSLHRLSVGLGERLAPLLDKELASVELGEQELVLTLDGSLLFSQGSALLGPNSEALFSALSPLLNQHLNYLRVRGFTDNVAVSNELYASNWQLSAERARAVLERLEQDGVAPARLVLEAYGRNRPRAEGRGEAGRAPNRRVEIAVSSRRWAPPEPPPPARPLSPEEQGGIQVYELPGGGIRITNDRVSP from the coding sequence ATGAAACGCCGTTCGTTGTTGCCGGCGCACCAGGATCAGCATACCGAACGCTGGCTGGTGTCCTACGCCGACTACATGACCCTGGCCTTTGCCCTGTTTGTGATGCTGTATGCGGTGCATGCCAGCCGCAGCGAGCTGCGCCAGCCGGTGGTGGAAGGGGTGCAGCAGGCACTGGGACAACTGGGCGCTCATCCCACTCGGGAAGGGGCCATGACGCTGCAGGGACAGCCGGCCCTGCCGGTGAGCGAGCTGCCGGCGGCCACGTCTTCCGCCAACAGCCTGCATCGGCTTAGTGTGGGCTTGGGCGAGCGGCTGGCCCCTTTGCTCGACAAGGAGCTGGCCAGCGTTGAGTTGGGTGAGCAGGAGCTGGTGCTTACCCTGGACGGCAGCCTGTTGTTTTCCCAGGGCAGCGCCCTGCTCGGGCCCAACAGCGAGGCGTTGTTTTCGGCCCTGAGCCCACTGCTCAATCAGCATTTGAACTACCTGCGCGTGCGTGGTTTTACCGACAATGTGGCGGTCAGCAATGAGCTCTATGCCTCCAACTGGCAGTTGTCGGCGGAGCGGGCGCGGGCAGTGCTGGAGCGCTTGGAGCAGGACGGAGTGGCGCCGGCGAGGCTGGTGCTGGAAGCCTATGGCCGCAACCGGCCTCGGGCCGAGGGGCGGGGCGAGGCCGGCCGGGCACCCAACCGACGGGTGGAAATCGCGGTCTCCAGCCGGCGCTGGGCGCCCCCTGAGCCACCGCCACCGGCGCGTCCGCTGAGCCCCGAGGAGCAGGGCGGCATTCAGGTTTATGAGCTGCCGGGAGGCGGCATTCGCATTACCAACGACAGGGTGAGCCCGTGA
- a CDS encoding flagellar motor protein, with product MALAGLLLALACIALAQWSHGGDLSVLLDGPALLIVLGGSLGAVWLQTPWFQLRSALVALGAVFVRPVWPFGDQSARLLRWSHEARQSGFLVLENRLHSDRLDDFTRQGLQWLVDGTEPAMMEQLLDNELTRIEEQKELEARVFEAMGGYSPTIGIIGAVLGLIQAMSHLDDPARLGSGIAVAFVATLYGVGLANLLLLPLANRLRAIYRLELRYRELTAIGLLAIARGEGSLSVSRQLSQYQGGRQ from the coding sequence ATGGCGCTCGCCGGCCTGTTACTCGCCCTTGCCTGCATCGCTCTGGCCCAGTGGTCTCATGGGGGGGATCTGTCGGTGCTACTCGACGGCCCGGCCCTGCTGATCGTGCTGGGCGGCAGCCTGGGGGCGGTCTGGCTGCAGACCCCCTGGTTTCAGCTGCGTTCCGCCCTGGTAGCGTTGGGCGCGGTCTTTGTTAGGCCGGTCTGGCCCTTTGGCGATCAGAGCGCCCGGCTGCTGCGTTGGTCTCACGAGGCGCGCCAGTCGGGCTTTCTGGTGCTGGAAAACCGGCTGCATTCCGACCGCTTAGACGACTTTACCCGCCAGGGCCTGCAGTGGCTGGTGGACGGCACCGAGCCGGCCATGATGGAGCAACTGCTCGACAACGAGCTGACCCGTATCGAGGAGCAAAAGGAGCTGGAAGCCCGCGTGTTTGAGGCCATGGGTGGCTACAGCCCGACCATCGGCATTATCGGCGCCGTGCTGGGGCTGATCCAGGCCATGTCGCACCTGGACGATCCGGCCCGGCTGGGCAGCGGCATTGCCGTGGCCTTTGTCGCCACCCTCTACGGGGTGGGGCTGGCCAACCTGCTGCTGTTGCCGCTGGCCAACCGGCTCCGGGCCATCTACCGGCTGGAGCTGCGTTATCGGGAGCTGACCGCCATCGGCCTGCTGGCCATTGCCCGGGGCGAAGGCAGCCTGTCGGTGAGTCGTCAGCTCAGTCAGTATCAGGGCGGCCGTCAATGA
- a CDS encoding protein-glutamate methylesterase/protein-glutamine glutaminase has protein sequence MTIRVLVVDDSGFFRRRVSEILAQDPLIEVIDTAADGREAINKAKMLRPDVITMDIEMPVMDGISAVREIMKDTPTPVLMFSSLTHEGARATLEALEAGAMDFLPKRFEDIARSKEEAILQLQQRVKAIARRRPRLASRPASAPPPRPVSPAPLRPGRTEAPAAATERRSLPRRSGKSYQLLAIGTSTGGPVALQTVLTRLPANFPHPIVLVQHMPGTFTSAFAARLDGLCQIRVKEAEDGDALRPGHAYLAPGGRQMLFEGRPGSARLRIMDGNDKVNYKPSVDITFASAAKTYGGRVLAVVLTGMGADGRDGARLLKDQGASIWAQDEDTCVVYGMPQAVARAGIATESLPLPIIGEAIVNEMAG, from the coding sequence ATGACTATTCGGGTTCTGGTGGTGGATGACTCCGGTTTCTTTCGCCGACGGGTAAGCGAGATCCTGGCACAGGATCCGCTGATTGAGGTGATCGACACCGCCGCCGATGGCAGAGAAGCCATTAACAAGGCCAAAATGCTGCGGCCGGATGTGATCACCATGGACATAGAAATGCCGGTGATGGACGGCATCAGTGCGGTGCGTGAAATCATGAAGGATACGCCCACGCCGGTGCTGATGTTTTCTTCCCTCACCCACGAAGGCGCCCGGGCCACCCTGGAAGCGCTGGAGGCCGGCGCTATGGACTTTCTGCCCAAGCGCTTTGAAGACATCGCCCGCAGCAAGGAAGAAGCCATTTTACAGTTGCAGCAACGGGTGAAGGCCATTGCCCGTCGCCGTCCGCGGCTTGCTTCGCGACCGGCTTCGGCCCCGCCACCCCGTCCGGTCTCACCGGCTCCGCTCCGCCCCGGTCGCACCGAGGCCCCGGCGGCGGCCACCGAGCGGCGCAGCCTGCCCCGGCGCAGCGGCAAGAGTTACCAACTGTTGGCCATCGGCACCTCCACCGGTGGCCCGGTGGCGCTGCAGACGGTGCTGACCCGACTGCCGGCGAACTTTCCCCATCCCATCGTGCTGGTGCAGCACATGCCTGGCACCTTTACCAGTGCCTTTGCCGCCCGGCTCGACGGCCTGTGCCAGATTCGGGTCAAGGAAGCGGAAGATGGCGATGCCCTGCGCCCTGGCCATGCCTACCTGGCCCCCGGCGGCCGGCAGATGCTGTTTGAAGGCCGGCCGGGCTCTGCGCGACTGCGCATCATGGACGGTAACGACAAGGTCAATTACAAGCCCAGTGTCGACATTACCTTTGCCTCTGCCGCCAAGACCTATGGCGGCCGGGTGCTGGCGGTGGTGCTGACCGGCATGGGCGCCGACGGCCGCGACGGTGCCCGCCTGCTCAAGGACCAGGGCGCCAGTATCTGGGCTCAGGACGAGGATACCTGCGTGGTATATGGCATGCCCCAGGCGGTGGCCCGGGCCGGCATCGCCACCGAGTCGCTGCCGCTGCCGATCATTGGTGAGGCCATTGTCAACGAGATGGCGGGCTGA